From Maniola hyperantus chromosome 28, iAphHyp1.2, whole genome shotgun sequence, one genomic window encodes:
- the LOC117995039 gene encoding esterase FE4-like encodes MWVVGLVLLTFGSAQGLVRLDPLVDSPAGLIRGLRADDGEYAMFLGIPYAQVEEDNPFGASTPQPKFDTIFDAFDDSAICPQIEEFGKTNVGTLDCLHLNIYVPNAASSRNRLPVLVWIYGGGFSYGFASRYLYGPKYLIRHDVILVTLNYRVGPYGFFCLDTPEVPGNQGFKDQVLALRWVKDNIAAFGGDVNKITAMGESAGGVSIEYHLLSKQEKLFNQAIIQSGSSFFPGLYEESERTKPFRIAQQLGFETEDLSEAMAFLAKTDVKLVIAAFEALGLRGRPCIEQEFDNVDNILTDHPMNLDIPKVKDIPVLVGFTNKERLAAYAIKPAEEFKNLNVFEDSLQQKFIYDEEFKEMEDIVRRFYIGDEELSEAVRANLTDFASDYDFAFPIQTSLKKYLESGAKDVYYYMFSYSGDRNFVKKRLNITIPGAAHADEISYLFDLSYEKDAASEADQRVIDQMTMLWTNFVKYGDPTPETSDLLPVKWSPITEHTYTYLNIDSELSVSARPYHDRMAFWELFFELNKNKLKGYREN; translated from the exons ATGTGGGTTGTAGGTTTGGTTCTCTTGACCTTTGGATCAGCTCAGGGTTTGGTCAGGTTGGATCCCTTGGTGGATTCGCCAGCGGGACTCATTCGTGGGTTGAGGGCTGATGATGGAGAGTACGCCATGTTCTTGGGGATACCATACGCGCAAGTTGAAGAGGACAACCCTTTTGGG GCATCTACACCTCAACCGAAATTTGACACAATTTTCGACGCCTTCGATGATTCCGCGATATGTCCCCAAATAGAAGAATTTGGGAAAACAAACGTGGGTACGTTGGACTGCCTACATTTGAACATCTACGTGCCGAACGCAGCCAGCTCGAGAAACAGACTGCCTGTGCTGGTTTGGATCTATGGAGGTGGATTCTCGTATGGGTTTGCCAGTAG GTACCTCTACGGGCCCAAATATCTGATACGACATGACGTCATCCTGGTAACCTTGAACTACAGAGTGGGACCGTATGGATTCTTCTGCCTCGACACACCTGAGGTACCAGGAAACCAGGGTTTTAAGGATCAAGTGTTAGCATTACGCTGGGTTAAAGACAACATAGCAGCTTTTGGAGGAGACGTGAACAAAATCACAGCAATGGGAGAAAGTGCCGGAGGAGTTTCAATAGAGTACCATCTCTTATCGAAACAGGAAAAACTTTTTAACCAGGCAATCATACAGAGTGGTTCTTCATTCTTTCCGGGGCTCTACGAAGAATCTGAAAGAACCAAACCATTTAGAATTGCTCAGCAACTAGGCTTCGAAACAGAAGACCTCTCTGAAGCCATGGCATTCTTAGCAAAGACTGATGTTAAGTTGGTCATCGCTGCTTTCGAGGCACTTGGGTTAAGAGGCAGGCCGTGTATAGAACAAGAATTTGACAATGTCGATAACATTTTAACGGATCATCCAATGAATCTGGATATACCGAAAGTGAAGGACATTCCTGTGTTAGTCGGATTTACCAATAAAGAAAGATTAGCCGCATACGCCATTAAGCCAGCTGAAGAATTCAAGAACCTTAATGTCTTTGAGGATTCCTTGCAACAGAAGTTTATATATGACGAGGAATTTAAAGAAATGGAAGATATTGTGAGACGTTTTTATATAGGAGACGAGGAATTGAGCGAAGCTGTTCGAGCTAACCTGACAGATTTCGCATCAGATTACGATTTTGCCTTTCCCATACAAACCAGCTTAAAGAAGTACTTGGAAAGCGGTGCCAAGGATGTTTATTACTATATGTTTTCGTACAGTGGCGATAGGAATTTCGTTAAGAAACGGCTAAATATTACTATCCCGGGAGCAGCGCATGCAGATGAGATTAGTTACCTGTTCGATCTGTCTTATGAGAAGGATGCTGCGTCTGAAGCAGACCAACGCGTGATCGATCAGATGACCATGTTGTGGACGAATTTCGTCAAGTATGG TGATCCGACACCGGAGACGTCCGATCTACTGCCTGTGAAGTGGTCACCGATCACCGAGCACACGTACACGTATCTGAACATCGACAGCGAGCTGTCCGTCTCCGCGAGACCCTACCACGACCGCATGGCGTTCTGGGAGCTGTTCTTTGAGCTCAACAAGAACAAGCTCAAGGGATATCGGGAGAACTAG
- the LOC117995036 gene encoding cholinesterase-like, whose protein sequence is MLGIPLLVLVLGYVEAGVRVDPLVQTDQGLIRGLEADDGDYSMFMGIPYGKLKEDNPFGAAEPYPKFDQIFNAVDDTAKCPQTEEFNNTLTGTLDCLHLNIYVPNKASSRNKLPVLVWIHGGGFFNGFSGRYVFGPKFYVRNDIILITLNYRLGPYGFMCLDTPDVPGNQGLKDQRLALRWIKNNIASFGGDINKVTLMGESAGSVSVELQLMAKQERLFNQVILQSGSAFGPWAVGSSDVTAPLRLAEKLGHATEDLDEAIAFLAKADPKLLIAATSELFIGFGPCLEKEFDDVESILTEHPLIAEMANVRNTKVLAGFNNKEQLVSFATRPASAFEGLNVFSSIRGSFVIDDEDNFQSMEDIVRRFYIGDEEVTEAVRWNLMEFESDWTFNYPTQWSIDNYLEKGASDVFYYVFSYSGERNFVKSRFNVTEEGASHADELGYQFDMALFKETPSADDQRIIDQITTLWANFVKYGEPTPETSELLPVKWTPVTKDTYTYLELDEQLSVKRRPYSDRLSFWQLFFKTNWHRLKAIGIYYK, encoded by the exons ATGTTGGGAATCCCACTGTTGGTACTAGTGTTGGGTTATGTTGAGGCTGGGGTCCGCGTGGACCCCCTGGTGCAAACCGACCAGGGTCTGATCAGGGGGCTGGAGGCGGACGATGGAGACTACTCCATGTTCATGGGAATCCCGTATGGAAAACTCAAAGAGGATAACCCTTTTGGG GCAGCAGAGCCGTATCCTAAATTCGACCAAATATTCAATGCAGTTGACGACACCGCGAAGTGTCCTCAGACGGAGGAGTTCAACAACACTCTCACGGGAACCCTAGACTGTCTCCACCTCAACATCTACGTCCCCAACAAGGCTAGTTCCAGAAACAAACTACCAGTTCTAGTCTGGATTCACGGGGGAGGTTTCTTCAACGGATTCTCCGGCAGATATGTCTTCGGCCCCAAATTCTACGTTCGAAACGACATCATTTTAATCACCTTAAACTACAGATTGGGTCCGTATGGGTTCATGTGTCTGGACACACCAGACGTACCAGGAAACCAAGGATTGAAAGACCAGAGATTAGCTTTAAGATGGATTAAGAACAACATAGCATCATTTGGTGGTGATATCAACAAAGTTACTCTAATGGGGGAAAGTGCGGGCAGCGTTTCGGTAGAATTACAATTGATGGCGAAGCAAGAACGGTTATTCAACCAAGTGATTCTACAAAGTGGTTCAGCGTTCGGACCATGGGCTGTTGGTTCATCGGATGTAACCGCACCTTTGAGACTAGCTGAAAAATTAGGGCATGCGACGGAAGATTTGGACGAAGCAATAGCATTCTTAGCGAAAGCAGATCCGAAATTACTAATAGCAGCAACTAGCGAACTGTTTATTGGTTTCGGACCGTGTTTGGAAAAAGAATTTGATGATGTAGAGAGCATTCTAACTGAACATCCTTTGATAGCTGAGATGGCGAATGTTAGGAATACTAAAGTGCTAGCTGGGTTTAATAACAAGGAGCAGTTGGTATCCTTTGCTACTAGACCGGCGAGTGCTTTTGAAGGCTTGAATGTTTTTAGCTCTATACGAGGTTCTTTTGTAATCGACGATGAAGATAATTTTCAATCTATGGAGGACATTGTCCGTCGGTTTTACATAG GAGACGAGGAAGTGACAGAAGCTGTCCGCTGGAACCTGATGGAGTTTGAATCGGACTGGACCTTCAACTACCCGACTCAGTGGTCCATCGACAACTACCTGGAGAAGGGCGCTTCGGATGTCTTTTACTACGTATTTTCTTACAGCGGCGAAAG GAATTTCGTAAAGAGCCGGTTCAACGTGACCGAGGAAGGCGCCTCGCATGCCGACGAGCTGGGCTACCAGTTCGACATGGCGTTATTCAAGGAGACTCCGTCCGCTGACGACCAGAGGATCATCGATCAGATCACTACGCTGTGGGCTAACTTCGTcaaatatgg AGAACCAACACCAGAAACTTCAGAGCTGCTACCCGTCAAATGGACTCCAGTAACGAAGGACACATACACGTATCTGGAGCTGGACGAGCAGCTGTCAGTCAAGAGGCGCCCCTACAGCGATAGGTTGTCCTTCTGGCAACTGTTCTTTAAGACCAACTGGCACAGGCTGAAGGCTATTGGCATATACTATAAGTAA
- the LOC117995038 gene encoding esterase FE4-like: protein MWVTLYLVLLVGISEGRERLDPLVQTNQGLIRGQRGEDGDYYMFLGIPYGQVDENNPFGVSIPHAQFDDIYEANDDSAICPQVQDFTNDVIGTLDCLRLNIYVPANASSRNRLAVLVYIHGGAFNTGYTSRTHYGPKHLVKHDVVVVQLNYRLGPYGFLCLGTEEVPGNQGIKDQLLALRWIKDNIASFGGDGNKITIMGESAGAASVELHLISKREKLYNKAILQSGTMLKPNGIHDVDVTPALQIADKLGFTTDDVTEALNFIKQADPKLLIGAYSELSLNLRACVEKQIENTESIITKHPVNLDIPKIRGMPILVGYNNREALLQDSNKPNDYFKDSNYFKDTIAQTFNIDEDLEEDIEIVRNFYIGDEELTEDVRSDIIDFESDFYYNYPIQGSIGKYLENRAGNIYQYLFSYEGGRNYIKNKLNISLEGVAHGDELGYLFDMSEGQGTPSDEDQLMIDRITTLWTNFVKYGDPTPETTELLQQRWLPVTNTTVNYLSIDSELVMKKRPFKDRLAFWKLFFKTHRGKLRGLNEN, encoded by the exons ATGTGGGTGACACTTTACCTAGTCTTATTGGTTGGTATAAGTGAGGGCAGAGAACGTTTGGACCCCCTGGTTCAGACCAATCAAGGTCTAATAAGGGGCCAAAGGGGAGAAGATGGGGACTATTACATGTTCCTTGGTATACCTTATGGACAGGTGGATGAGAATAACCCTTTCGGA GTCTCGATCCCGCATGCACAATTCGACGATATCTACGAAGCAAACGATGACTCTGCCATATGTCCTCAAGTTCAAGACTTCACCAACGACGTCATTGGCACATTGGACTGTCTGCGTCTCAACATATACGTGCCAGCCAACGCTTCATCAAGAAACAGATTGGCTGTGTTGGTTTACATACACGGCGGTGCCTTCAACACTGGTTATACATCAAGAACCCACTACGGCCCCAAACATTTGGTCAAACACGATGTGGTTGTAGTTCAGTTGAACTATAGACTCGGTCCGTACGGTTTCCTATGTTTGGGGACGGAAGAAGTCCCCGGGAACCAAGGTATAAAAGACCAGCTCCTCGCTTTGAGATGGATCAAGGATAATATAGCTTCGTTCGGAGGTGATGGTAACAAAATAACTATAATGGGTGAAAGTGCAGGAGCCGCTTCGGTTGAATTACATCTTATATCCAAACGAGAGAAGTTATACAACAAGGCTATACTCCAAAGTGGTACTATGTTGAAACCGAACGGCATTCACGACGTTGATGTGACACCAGCATTACAAATAGCTGATAAACTAGGTTTTACAACAGACGATGTGACTGAAGCACTGAATTTTATAAAACAAGCTGATCCAAAATTGTTAATAGGAGCATACTCTGAACTATCGCTTAATTTAAGAGCTTGCGTCGAGaaacaaattgaaaatacaGAAAGCATTATAACTAAACATCCAGTAAATCTTGACATACCGAAAATCAGAGGAATGCCTATTTTAGTTGGATACAACAACAGGGAAGCTTTGCTACAAGATAGCAATAAACCTAACGATTATTTTAAAGATTCAAACTATTTCAAAGACACTATAGCACAAACTTTTAACATAGATGAAGATCTTGAAGAAGATATCGAAATCGTTAGAAACTTTTACATAGGAGACGAGGAGTTGACTGAAGATGTGAGGTCAGATATAATAGATTTCGAATCAGATTTCTACTACAACTATCCTATACAAGGGAGTATAGGAAAGTATCTTGAGAACAGAGCCGGGAATATTTACCAATATCTATTTTCCTATGAGGGAGGGAGGAATTATATCAAGAATAAGTTAAATATAAGTCTGGAAGGGGTTGCTCATGGGGATGAGCTCGGGTATCTGTTTGACATGTCAGAAGGTCAAGGAACACCGTCGGATGAGGACCAGCTAATGATTGACAGGATTACAACTCTATGGACGAATTTCGTTAAATATGG AGATCCTACGCCAGAGACAACAGAGCTGCTGCAACAGAGATGGCTGCCGGTCACCAACACCACCGTCAACTACCTGAGCATAGACTCCGAGTTGGTGATGAAGAAGAGACCCTTCAAGGACAGGCTGGCGTTCTGGAAGCTGTTCTTCAAGACCCACCGTGGGAAGCTGAGGGGACTGAATGAGAATTAA
- the LOC117995037 gene encoding esterase FE4-like has product MWATLCLVLLVGISEGRERLDPLVQTNQGLIRGQRGEDGDYYMFLGIPYGQVDENNPFGVSTPHLKFDDIYEANDDFSVCPQIRHYTNDVIGTLDCLHLNIYVPAKASSRNRLAVLVYIHGSSFDTGYASRTYYGPKHLVKHDVVVVQINYRLGPYGFLCLGTEEVPGNQGIKDQLLALRWIKDNIASFGGDGNKITLMGESAGAASVELHLLSKQEKLYNKAILQSGTMIKPNGIHDADVTPALQIADKLGFTTDDVTEALNFIKQADPKLLIGAYSELSLNLRACVEKQIENTESIITEHPVNLDIPKIRGMPILVGYNNREALLIDHNKPNDYFKDSNYFKDTIAQTFNIDEDLEEDIEIVRNFYIGDEELTEDVRSDIIDFESDFYYNYPIQGSIGKYLENRAGNVYQYLFSYEGGRNYIKNKFNISLEGAAHGDELGYLFDMSVDQGTPSDGDQLMFDRMTTLWTNFVKYGDPTPETTELLQQRWLPVTNTTVNYLSIDSELVMKKRPFKDRLAFWKLFFKTNRGRLRGLNEN; this is encoded by the exons ATGTGGGCGACACTCTGCCTAGTTTTATTGGTTGGTATAAGTGAAGGTAGAGAACGTTTGGACCCCTTGGTTCAGACCAATCAGGGTCTAATAAGGGGTCAGAGGGGGGAAGACGGGGACTATTACATGTTCCTTGGTATACCTTATGGACAGGTGGATGAGAACAACCCTTTTGGA GTCTCGACTCCACATCTAAAATTCGACGATATCTATGAAGCAAACGACGACTTCTCCGTATGTCCTCAAATTCGACACTACACCAACGACGTGATTGGCACATTGGACTGTCTGCATCTTAACATATACGTGCCGGCCAAGGCTTCATCGAGAAACAGGTTGGCTGTATTGGTGTATATTCACGGAAGTTCCTTCGACACTGGTTATGCATCAAGAACTTACTATGGCCCTAAACATTTGGTCAAACATGATGTCGTTgtagtacaaataaattatagaCTCGGTCCGTACGGTTTTCTATGTTTGGGGACGGAAGAAGTCCCCGGGAACCAAGGTATAAAAGACCAGCTCCTCGCTTTGAGATGGATCAAGGATAATATAGCTTCGTTCGGAGGTGATGGTAACAAAATAACATTAATGGGTGAAAGTGCAGGAGCCGCTTCAGTTGAATTACACCTTCTGTCCAAACAAGAGAAGTTATACAACAAGGCTATACTCCAAAGTGGTACTATGATAAAACCGAACGGTATTCACGACGCTGATGTGACACCAGCATTACAAATAGCTGATAAACTAGGTTTTACAACAGACGATGTGACTGAAGCACTGAATTTTATAAAACAAGCTGATCCAAAATTGTTAATAGGAGCATACTCTGAACTATCGCTTAATTTAAGAGCTTGCGTCGAAAAACAAATAGAAAATACAGAAAGCATTATAACTGAACATCCAGTAAATCTTGACATACCAAAAATTAGAGGAATGCCTATTTTAGTTGGATACAACAACAGGGAAGCTTTGCTAATAGATCATAATAAACCTAACGATTATTTTAAAGATTCAAACTATTTCAAAGACACTATAGCACAGACTTTTAATATAGATGAAGATCTTGAAGAAGATATCGAAATCGTTAGAAACTTTTACATAGGAGACGAGGAGTTGACTGAAGATGTGAGGTCAGATATAATAGATTTCGAATCAGATTTCTACTACAACTATCCTATACAAGGGAGTATAGGAAAGTATCTTGAGAACAGAGCCGGGAATGTTTACCAATATCTATTTTCCTATGAGGGAGGGAGGAATTATATCAAGAATAAGTTCAATATAAGTCTGGAAGGGGCTGCTCATGGTGATGAGCTCGGGTATCTGTTTGACATGTCAGTAGATCAAGGAACACCGTCGGATGGTGACCAGCTAATGTTTGACAGGATGACTACTCTGTGGACGAACTTCGTTAAATATGG AGATCCTACGCCAGAGACAACGGAGCTGCTGCAACAGAGATGGCTGCCGGTCACCAACACCACCGTCAACTACCTGAGCATAGACTCCGAGTTGGTGATGAAGAAGAGACCCTTCAAGGACAGGCTGGCGTTCTGGAAGCTGTTCTTTAAGACCAACCGTGGGAGACTAAGGGGACTGAATGAGAATTAA